The Apium graveolens cultivar Ventura unplaced genomic scaffold, ASM990537v1 ctg5395, whole genome shotgun sequence genome includes a region encoding these proteins:
- the LOC141702642 gene encoding uncharacterized protein LOC141702642, protein MDVLTRGIQDSVPWCMLFADDIVIIKETRVAVNVTLERWRYILESNGLRISRSKTEYLWCNFSNLPNGEGVDVLMADQVLPPKDNFRVAIRPALLYGSECWALKKAQECRLEVAEMRMLKWIYGRTMLDRLSNGFFRNKLQVAPIAEKVREGQLCWFGHIRRRRIATPVRRVEDLVVSGSRTRGRPRRTWANLLTLDLRALNLSADMTSDRRSWRRRIRVAD, encoded by the exons ATGGATGTTCTAACTAGGGGTATTCAGGATAGTGTACCTTGGTGTATGCTATTCGCGGATGATATAGTCATAATTAAGGAGACAAGGGTTGCAGTTAATGTAACATTAGAGCGATGGAGGTATATATTGGAGTCTAATGGATTGCGGATTAGTCGGTCTAAGACGGAATATTTGTGGTGTAACTTTAGTAATCTACCGAATGGTGAGGGGGTGGATGTTCTGATGGCCGATCAAGTATTGCCCCCCAAAGATAATTTCAG GGTAGCGATCAGACCGGCCTTGTTATACGGGTCGGAGTGCTGGGCATTGAAAAAGGCTCAAGAGTGTAGGTTAGAGGTGGCGGAAATGAGAATGTTAAAGTGGATTTATGGACGTACCATGTTGGATAGATTGTCAAATGGTTTTTTCAGGAATAAATTACAAGTTGCGCCTATTGCAGAAAAAGTGAGGGAAGGTCAATTGTGTTGGTTTGGGCATATTAGGCGAAGAAGGATAGCTACTCCAGTGCGCAGGGTGGAAGATTTAGTGGTATCAGGATCAAGAACGAGAGGGAGGCCAAGGAGGACTTGGGCTAATCTACTCACGCTGGACTTAAGGGCCCTAAACCTCAGTGCTGACATGACCTCAGATAGGAGATCTTGGCGCAGGAGGATAAGGGTGGCAGATTAG